A window of Rhododendron vialii isolate Sample 1 chromosome 13a, ASM3025357v1 contains these coding sequences:
- the LOC131314181 gene encoding uncharacterized protein LOC131314181 isoform X1 — protein MRRESRERVAPTTTTTTTTGEDDASTSTGDTLPTSTTSPQPQVFCSQIPSPYLELILLVTADDGSAPHRRRPPPQPASGSPTLPPPRRCLLVEFKRSKNMARPMERAIY, from the exons ATGAGAAGAGAATCGAGAGAGAGGGTTGcgccgaccaccaccaccaccaccaccaccggcgaaGACGACGCTTCCACCTCCACCGGTGATACGCttcccacctccaccaccagtcCCCAACCCCAAGTCTTCTGTTCTCAAATCCCCTCTCCCTATCTCGAGCTGATTCTCCTGGTCACCGCAGACGATGGAAGCGCTCCCCACCGCCGGCGACCGCCACCACAACCGGCTTCTGGCAGTCCGACGTTACCCCCAccacgaag ATGTTTGTTGGTGGAGTTCAAGCGGAGTAAAAATATGGCGCGGCCAATGGAGAGAGCCATCTATTAA
- the LOC131313563 gene encoding protein FAR-RED ELONGATED HYPOCOTYL 3-like isoform X1 has protein sequence MSSTQRSENINAYFNGYVHSKTTLKQFVGQYENALGNKVESENHADAKSWNTFIPLMTEDELEKQFQSVYTHAKVKEFQKQFFNKIHCFCDKPAKVDDIGSEHEINEWVTYGEGEEKKRIQVAFTVNFNAETNETHCNCRLFESRGMVCKHQLFVWHQKGIERVLDKYVLRRWCKNVKRIHTKVRICYDKSSTSIEARRHDNMCNIFNEVADLAEESQEKYDMVMKRVHELKRELMEASVVCESNVVSLGDDTGTRKSSFSLVDGVIPPKQSTDILDPEGLRRKGRPPCKRKIGAVEKAVTKKRQTSKKPLSNEKSKEVEEIAVSHHIGTQESIVNVNGHPSYMGHSMWPNMMPHPMRPNMAQGGSIFPFSPTLCPTETSLNQFMPYFPSSQSLLNGQVWMGQSIIAGSEGWGGGQSGILEAQGQYWRGPQPSMLKSQWQGCGGQQSYMQMMNAPDNVEE, from the exons ATGTCATCCACACAAAGAAGTGAGAATATAAATGCGTATTTTAATGGTTATGTTCATTCAAAAACGACCCTGAAACAATTTGTAGGACAGTATGAAAATGCATTGGGGAACAAGGTGGAAAGTGAAAATCATGCAGATGCGAAAAGTTGGAACACTTTCATCCCGTTAATGACCGAAGATGAGTTGGAGAAGCAATTTCAAAGTGTTTACACCCATGCAAAGGTTAAGGAGTTTCAGAAacaatttttcaataaaattcacTGTTTTTGTGATAAGCCGGCTAAAGTTGATGATATCGGGTCTGAACATGAGATAAATGAGTGGGTTACATATGgcgaaggagaagagaaaaagagaattcAAGTGGCATTTACTGTTAATTTCAATGCTGAAACCAATGAAACACATTGTAATTGTCGATTGTTCGAGTCTAGAGGAATGGTGTGTAAACATCAACTATTTGTGTGGCATCAAAAGGGAATTGAAAGAGTGCTTGACAAGTATGTGTTGAGAAGATGGTGTAAAAATGTGAAAAGGATCCACACAAAAGTTCGAATCTGTTACGATAAGTCGTCAACGTCAATTGAAGCACGTCGGCATGACAACATGTGCAATATCTTTAATGAAGTTGCTGATTTAGCGGAAGAATCTCAAGAAAAGTATGATATGGTGATGAAACGGGTACACGAGCTAAAACGAGAGCTGATGGAAGCTTCTGTTGTTTGTGAAAGTAATGTGGTTTCACTTGGTGATGACACGGGAACTCGTAAAAGTTCTTTTTCACTTGTAGATGGGGTTATACCTCCTAAACAGAGCACGGACATACTTGACCCGGAAGGTCTTCGACGAAAAGGGAGACCGCCGTGCAAAAGAAAGATCGGTGCTGTGGAAAAAGCTGTTACGAAGAAAAGACAAACGTCTAAGAAGCCATTGTCCAACGAAAAATCCAAG GAGGTTGAGGAGATTGCGGTTAGCCACCATATCGGGACACAAGAGAGTATCGTAAATGTAAAt GGCCACCCAAGCTACATGGGACACTCAATGTGGCCAAACATGATGCCCCATCCCATGCGACCAAATATGGCACAAGGTGGAAGCATCTTCCCATTTTCCCCAACTTTATGCCCCACCGAAACAAGTTTGAACCAATTTATGCCTTATTTTCCAAGTTCACAAAGCTTATTAAATGGTCAAGTTTGGATGGGTCAATCAATTATTGCGGGTAGTGAAGGTTGGGGAGGAGGACAATCAGGTATTTTGGAAGCTCAAGGTCAATATTGGAGAGGACCACAACCAAGTATGCTAAAAAGTCAATGGCAAGGATGCGGAGGACAACAAAGTTATATGCAAATGATGAATGCGCCGGATAATGTTGAAGAGTAG
- the LOC131313563 gene encoding protein FAR-RED ELONGATED HYPOCOTYL 3-like isoform X2 — protein sequence MSSTQRSENINAYFNGYVHSKTTLKQFVGQYENALGNKVESENHADAKSWNTFIPLMTEDELEKQFQSVYTHAKVKEFQKQFFNKIHCFCDKPAKVDDIGSEHEINEWVTYGEGEEKKRIQVAFTVNFNAETNETHCNCRLFESRGMVCKHQLFVWHQKGIERVLDKYVLRRWCKNVKRIHTKVRICYDKSSTSIEARRHDNMCNIFNEVADLAEESQEKYDMVMKRVHELKRELMEASVVCESNVVSLGDDTGTRKSSFSLVDGVIPPKQSTDILDPEGLRRKGRPPCKRKIGAVEKAVTKKRQTSKKPLSNEKSKEVEEIAVSHHIGTQESIVNGHPSYMGHSMWPNMMPHPMRPNMAQGGSIFPFSPTLCPTETSLNQFMPYFPSSQSLLNGQVWMGQSIIAGSEGWGGGQSGILEAQGQYWRGPQPSMLKSQWQGCGGQQSYMQMMNAPDNVEE from the exons ATGTCATCCACACAAAGAAGTGAGAATATAAATGCGTATTTTAATGGTTATGTTCATTCAAAAACGACCCTGAAACAATTTGTAGGACAGTATGAAAATGCATTGGGGAACAAGGTGGAAAGTGAAAATCATGCAGATGCGAAAAGTTGGAACACTTTCATCCCGTTAATGACCGAAGATGAGTTGGAGAAGCAATTTCAAAGTGTTTACACCCATGCAAAGGTTAAGGAGTTTCAGAAacaatttttcaataaaattcacTGTTTTTGTGATAAGCCGGCTAAAGTTGATGATATCGGGTCTGAACATGAGATAAATGAGTGGGTTACATATGgcgaaggagaagagaaaaagagaattcAAGTGGCATTTACTGTTAATTTCAATGCTGAAACCAATGAAACACATTGTAATTGTCGATTGTTCGAGTCTAGAGGAATGGTGTGTAAACATCAACTATTTGTGTGGCATCAAAAGGGAATTGAAAGAGTGCTTGACAAGTATGTGTTGAGAAGATGGTGTAAAAATGTGAAAAGGATCCACACAAAAGTTCGAATCTGTTACGATAAGTCGTCAACGTCAATTGAAGCACGTCGGCATGACAACATGTGCAATATCTTTAATGAAGTTGCTGATTTAGCGGAAGAATCTCAAGAAAAGTATGATATGGTGATGAAACGGGTACACGAGCTAAAACGAGAGCTGATGGAAGCTTCTGTTGTTTGTGAAAGTAATGTGGTTTCACTTGGTGATGACACGGGAACTCGTAAAAGTTCTTTTTCACTTGTAGATGGGGTTATACCTCCTAAACAGAGCACGGACATACTTGACCCGGAAGGTCTTCGACGAAAAGGGAGACCGCCGTGCAAAAGAAAGATCGGTGCTGTGGAAAAAGCTGTTACGAAGAAAAGACAAACGTCTAAGAAGCCATTGTCCAACGAAAAATCCAAG GAGGTTGAGGAGATTGCGGTTAGCCACCATATCGGGACACAAGAGAGTATCGTAAAT GGCCACCCAAGCTACATGGGACACTCAATGTGGCCAAACATGATGCCCCATCCCATGCGACCAAATATGGCACAAGGTGGAAGCATCTTCCCATTTTCCCCAACTTTATGCCCCACCGAAACAAGTTTGAACCAATTTATGCCTTATTTTCCAAGTTCACAAAGCTTATTAAATGGTCAAGTTTGGATGGGTCAATCAATTATTGCGGGTAGTGAAGGTTGGGGAGGAGGACAATCAGGTATTTTGGAAGCTCAAGGTCAATATTGGAGAGGACCACAACCAAGTATGCTAAAAAGTCAATGGCAAGGATGCGGAGGACAACAAAGTTATATGCAAATGATGAATGCGCCGGATAATGTTGAAGAGTAG
- the LOC131313893 gene encoding protein FAR-RED IMPAIRED RESPONSE 1-like: MSSDSVPSAMPPNKECVEEEDVWSGDHEDEQEVWSSPSNKKCGEIDTSRVGKEATENCEDEVEELKEGMTFDTSEEAYSYYSRYAKEKGFAVAKRTSRKGKDGKLKDLTIACSRAGKARVTTSNPVKPRPQSKIDCQAHVTIVLHPNGKWRLNRVALVHNHEQSPGKARYLRSNRALDEHVKRKLELNDKAGINLNQTYTSLQIEAGGPGKLPYIQKDCRNHVDKADARSRAACKEFGDVVTFDTTYLVNRHDMPFAPFVGVNHHGQSVLLGCGLIFHEDTESFSWLFETWKTCMWDCAPKAIITDQCMAMKNAIEDIFPNTRHRWCIWHIMKKIPEKLNGCNAYENSSWCMHRAVYASLTIKQFEDA, translated from the exons ATGTCGTCGGATTCTGTTCCATCGGCAATGCCTCCAAACAAAGAGTgtgtagaagaagaagatgtatGGAGTGGAGACCATGAAGACGAACAAGAGGTATGGAGTAGTCCTTCAAACAAAAAGTGTGGTGAAATAGATACTAGCAGAGTTGGGAAGGAGGCAACAGAAAATTGTGAAGATGAAGTTGAAGAACTGAAAGAGGGAATGACCTTTGACACATCGGAGGAAGCTTATTCATATTACTCAAGATATGCTAAAGAAAAAGGGTTTGCTGTGGCAAAAAGAACATCGAGAAAGGGAAAAGATGGAAAGTTGAAGGATTTAACTATAGCATGCAGTCGTGCTGGAAAGGCAAGGGTGACAACAAGCAATCCGGTCAAACCACGGCCACAATCAAAAATTGATTGTCAAGCTCATGTTACCATTGTGTTGCACCCGAATGGAAAGTGGAGGTTAAACCGGGTTGCTTTAGTTCACAATCATGAACAGAGCCCGGGAAAGGCAAGGTATTTGAGGAGCAATAGGGCACTCGATGAACACGTGAAAAGAAAACTTGAATTGAATGATAAAGCTGGGATCAATCTGAACCAAACTTATACCTCACTTCAGATTGAGGCTGGGGGACCTGGTAAGCTTCCATATATCCAGAAAGATTGCCGGAATCATGTGGATAAA GCTGATGCAAGGAGTAGGGCAGCTTGTAAGGAATTCGGTGATGTTGTGACCTTTGACACAACTTACTTGGTAAACAGGCATGACATGCCTTTTGCTCCGTTTGTAGGCGTGAATCATCATGGCCAGTCTGTTTTATTGGGATGCGGGCTCATCTTTCACGAAGACACGGAGTCATTTTCGTGGTTATTTGAGACTTGGAAGACATGCATGTGGGATTGTGCTCCGAAAGCAATTATTACCGACCAATGTATGGCCATGAAGAATGCCATAGAAGATATATTCCCTAACACCCGACATCGATGGTGCATATGGCATATTATGAAAAAGATCCCAGAAAAGTTGAATGGGTGCAATGCCTATGAGAATAGTAGTTGGTGTATGCATAGGGCAGTTTATGCTTCACTTACCATAAAACAATTTGAGGATGCTTAG
- the LOC131313663 gene encoding protease Do-like 5, chloroplastic: MVAVVNSLQFVPTPIPPQISSSSSSSSNKGILTRRSTILFTAASVLAPYLQLLHPNSKPSLSSHSAIAQQQDELDPDEDRVVHLFQDNSPSVVFIKDLELAKTPKSSSEEVMLIEDENVKVEGTGSGFIWDKFGHIVTNYHVVEKLATDRSGLQRCKVFLVDAKGNNFSREAKIVGFDPAYDLAVLKVDVEGSELKPVILGTSRDLHVGQSCFAIGNPYGYEDTLTTGVVSGLGREIPSPNGQAIRGAIQTDAAINSGNSGGPLIDSYGHVIGVNTATFTRRGTGVSSGVNFAIPIDTVVRTIPSLIVYGTPYKDRY; encoded by the exons ATGGTGGCGGTTGTGAATTCTCTGCAATTCGTCCCTACACCAATCCCACCTCAaatctcttcatcttcttcttcttcctcgaaTAAGGGTATCCTCACCAGACGCAGTACAATTCTCTTCACTGCGGCATCGGTATTGGCTCCTTATCTCCAATTACTAcatccaaactcaaaaccatcTCTTTCTTCTCATTCTGCCATTGCCCAGCAACAAGATGAGCTTGACCCAGATGAAGATCGCGTTGTCCACCTCttccag GATAATTCACCGTCAGTCGTCTTCATCAAGGACCTTGAATTAGCGAAAACCCCCAAGAGCAGCTCGGAGGAGGTCATGCTAATCGAAGATGAAAATGTGAAAGTGGAAGGGACTGGTTCTGGCTTCATTTGGGACAAATTTGGACATATT GTAACTAATTATCATGTTGTGGAGAAGTTGGCAACAGATAGAAGTGGACTACAACGCTGTAAG GTGTTTTTAGTTGACGCCAAAGGCAATAACTTCTCACGAGAAGCCAAGATTGTTGGTTTTGATCCGGCTTATGATCTTGCTGTCCTGAAG GTTGATGTTGAAGGCAGTGAATTAAAACCAGTTATACTTGGTACATCTCGTGATTTGCATGTGGGTCAGAGCTGCTTTGCCATTGGAAATCCATATGGATACGAAGACACTTTAACAACAGGG GTAGTTAGTGGGTTGGGAAGGGAGATACCTTCACCAAATGGACAAGCCATCCGAGGAGCTATACAAACAGATGCTGCTATTAATTCAG GAAATTCAGGTGGGCCATTAATTGATTCATATGGGCACGTTATTGGAGTCAATACCGCTACATTCACTCGCAGAG GGACAGGAGTGTCCTCCGGAGTCAACTTTGCTATTCCTATTGACACAGTTGTCCGGACTATACCTTCACTAATAGTATATGGAACACCTTACAAAGACAGGTATTGA
- the LOC131313664 gene encoding glutathione S-transferase 3-like, with translation MTTESDDVVVVNFWGNGFGMRVRIALEEKGVTKYEHKEIDLTAIQRSQLVLEMNPVRRSVPILIHQGRPICESVNILEYIDEMWKGDGVPNLLPHDPSERAFSRFWVHFIDNKLFSSQTKFLKSKGEAKEECKKELIAEFKQLEEVLGDKLYFGGDNFGFLDIAFIPFSSMFYGYETHGNFKFEEECPKLSAWVIRCATRESVSSVLPDPLEMYEVHKRFYRIE, from the exons ATGACAACAGAGAGTGATGATGTTGTGGTGGTTAATTTCTGGGGAAATGGATTTGGCATGAGAGTGCGGATAGCTTTAGAAGAGAAAGGGGTTACTAAATATGAGCACAAAGAAATAGATCTCACTGCTATTCAAAGAAGCCAGCTGGTTCTGGAAATGAACCCGGTTCGAAGATCCGTGCCCATCTTGATCCATCAAGGAAGACCCATTTGCGAATCTGTCAACATACTTGAGTATATTGATGAAATGTGGAAGGGAGATGGTGTTCCTAACTTGCTTCCTCATGATCCTAGTGAGAGAGCCTTTTCTAGGTTCTGGGTTCATTTCATTGACAAcaag CTTTTTAGCTCCCAAACaaagttcttgaagagcaaggGAGAAGCCAAAGAAGAATGCAAGAAAGAGTTAATAGCAGAGTTCAAGCAACTTGAAGAGGTTTTGGGAGACAAATTGTactttggaggagataattttGGATTTCTGGACATAGCCTTCATCCCCTTCTCTAGCATGTTTTACGGGTACGAGACTCATGGAAACTTCAAATTTGAGGAAGAGTGCCCAAAACTATCAGCTTGGGTGATAAGATGTGCAACAAGAGAAAGTGTGTCCAGTGTTCTTCCTGATCCTTTAGAGATGTATGAAGTGCACAAAAGATTCTATCGGATTGAGTAA